A single window of Chloracidobacterium thermophilum B DNA harbors:
- a CDS encoding type II toxin-antitoxin system HicA family toxin encodes MPRFPVDAPVERVIKALEILGFRLLREGNHIAMARENPDGTRTPLTIPNHRKIKGSTLRTILTQSSIPREDFLRAYDAT; translated from the coding sequence ATGCCCAGGTTCCCAGTTGATGCGCCTGTTGAGCGAGTCATCAAGGCGCTGGAAATCCTGGGCTTTCGCCTACTCCGAGAAGGCAACCACATCGCGATGGCGCGCGAAAACCCGGACGGGACGCGAACGCCTTTGACAATCCCTAATCATCGTAAGATCAAGGGGTCAACGTTGCGGACAATTCTCACTCAATCCAGCATACCCAGAGAAGACTTCTTGAGAGCCTACGATGCTACATAA
- a CDS encoding type II toxin-antitoxin system HicB family antitoxin, translated as MTKAFKIIVEKHSDGYVAYPLGLKGVVVGQGDTYEEALADVKSAISFHIQTFGPDVIEGEEAILEAFIAETSVGV; from the coding sequence GTGACAAAAGCATTCAAAATCATCGTGGAAAAGCACTCCGACGGCTATGTTGCCTACCCCCTTGGTCTAAAAGGTGTGGTGGTTGGTCAGGGAGATACCTATGAAGAAGCACTTGCCGATGTGAAATCGGCGATCAGCTTCCATATTCAGACATTCGGGCCGGATGTTATTGAAGGTGAAGAAGCCATCCTGGAAGCGTTTATTGCAGAGACAAGCGTAGGGGTCTGA